CGCCTCCGTCATCCCCGGCCACAGTGGCAAGCTCAAGCAAGTCGCGGCCAAATCTTCGGCGATTGGCAGTGCGCCGGCTGCCAAGTCGAGGTAGGCGTAGGCCGGCTGCAAGTGGGGTGGCACGGGGTAGTGCACCTGAGTACCGATACCTGCCGCGGCTAAGCGGCGCTGCAAAGCATTGCGGTGGGATGTGTGCACCACGTAGAGATGCCAGGCGGGTTCGGCCCCGGCCGCTACGGCGGGCAGCCGCAGGCCGGGTACGTCGGCCAGATATTCGTTGTACCAGGCCGCCAACTGGCGGCGCTGGCTAAGCCAGGCAGTCAGGTAGGGTAGCTTCACGCGCAGCACGGCGGCTTGCAGCTCATCGAGGCGCGAGTTGTAGCCGAGCAGCTCGTGGTGGTTTTTTTGCGTTGAACCATAGTTGCGCAGCTGTTGCAACCGCCGGGCCAGGTCGGCATCATCCGTCGTGATGGCCCCGGCATCGCCCAGGGCTCCCAGGTTTTTGGTGGGGTAGAAACTCGTGGCGCTGGCGTGGCCGAAGCTCCCCGTCAGTTGGCCCGCAAACGTAGCGCCCTGGGCCTGCGCGTTATCTTCTACTACAAACAAGCCATGCTGCCCGGCAAAGGCTAGTATCTCCAGCATTCGGCAGGGCTGGCCATAAAGGTGTACGGGCAGCACGACGCGGGTACGGGACGTGAGCGCGGCGGCCAAGCGGGCGGGGTCGAGATTGCTGGTAGCGAGGTCGGGCTCGACGGGCACGGGCGTGGCGCCCACGTGCGACACAGCCAACCAGGTAGCAATGTACGTATTGGAGGGCACCAATACTTCGTCGCCAGGCCCGATGCTTAACCCGCGCAGCGCCAGCGTTAGTGCCTCCAGGCCGTTCCCTACCCCTACGGTATGGCCTACCCCATTAAAAGCGCTGTATTCAGTCTCAAAAGCCCGCACTTGCTCTCCTAATACATACCAGTGCGTATCGTATACTTCCGCTAAGGCGGCCAGCACGTCCGCTCGTAGTGGGTCGTGTTGGGCAGTAAATGAGTAAAAGGGAATGAGCATAGCTGAGGTAGCGAACGCCAAACGTCCCCGGTCAGCTAAAGCGACTGCTTTAACTGACCGGGGACGGTGACCACAATCATTAGTTTAGGCCGCAGCTTATTTCACGTGCTCCTTGAAATATTCCAGGGTGCGCTTCAGCCCCTCGGCGCGGTCCACTTTGGGTTCCCAGCCTAGAATATCCTTGGCCTTGGTAATGTCGGGACGGCGCTTCATCGGGTCGTTTTCAGGCAGCGCTTGGTAGGTGGGCTTAAACTCGACTCCCGTCAGCTTAGCGATTTCCTCGCCAAATTGCTTGATGGTAATCTCGGCCGGGTTGCCGATGTTCACGGGCATGTGGTAGTCACTGAGCAACAGCCGGTAAATACCGTCC
The genomic region above belongs to Hymenobacter psoromatis and contains:
- a CDS encoding DegT/DnrJ/EryC1/StrS family aminotransferase, producing MLIPFYSFTAQHDPLRADVLAALAEVYDTHWYVLGEQVRAFETEYSAFNGVGHTVGVGNGLEALTLALRGLSIGPGDEVLVPSNTYIATWLAVSHVGATPVPVEPDLATSNLDPARLAAALTSRTRVVLPVHLYGQPCRMLEILAFAGQHGLFVVEDNAQAQGATFAGQLTGSFGHASATSFYPTKNLGALGDAGAITTDDADLARRLQQLRNYGSTQKNHHELLGYNSRLDELQAAVLRVKLPYLTAWLSQRRQLAAWYNEYLADVPGLRLPAVAAGAEPAWHLYVVHTSHRNALQRRLAAAGIGTQVHYPVPPHLQPAYAYLDLAAGALPIAEDLAATCLSLPLWPGMTEAMVATVARVVRSFAAEVSGLR